The following proteins are co-located in the Phycisphaerales bacterium genome:
- a CDS encoding VWA domain-containing protein yields the protein MTWLTPTYAIIAASIAVPTLVILYFLKLRRRDLEVSTTLLWKKSIQDLQANAPFQKLRKNLLLFLQLLALAGIIGALGQLTMKGQNVIGNKHVILIDRSGSMAALDEDDNGNPVSRLDAAKKQAIALVESLGEGNMFNRSTADEAMVISFAGGGDVRQQFTNDKAALKTAIESITISEGPTSLEEAMRLAMAHKPKRVVEGNAVEGLTVGAPVTMHLYTDGKLPDADKARPDPDDTVMYHHVGRENATNLGITGLRSERNYDDPAKLSIFVAVQNADRQDRVVDIEMLIDGTVAGIRSTTIPGASSTELSASAAAQAEAREREAAAAAGAPAATPRPDDEKKEAPAAKITPGVGGVVFQLERGGGALVQVRLRSSGTGEPLEGDVLSTDDRAWLVVPPAKKMAVAIVGRTDLFITSALGGLPLSRLDQKTPAEFEELVRQNRVGEYDVIILNGWVPTTEVASNVPPASPPTGTTPTPATADAAKLVPPGPRLTTALPPGRYLMLGVVPPGLGITDKGPGPAAAVIDWNRDHPALRVANISSVNIAASRQIEVSRELGAESLATADNGPMIVEVTTNDLRSIVVPFDPAESDWPFKPSFVLFLASTINYLGEDVFNTAGRMLLPGRELSDRLPVGARNITVKPPGDDAQPLTAASDGRIVFGPIEKTGVYDVTWEGPAGPTDLEDGSGRVLRSYVCNMLDPNESDLAAAKTIMLANDEVKQETKRSAEADKRLWPWFLLAALGVVMFEWFIYNRKVYL from the coding sequence ATGACCTGGCTCACCCCCACCTACGCCATCATCGCCGCGAGCATCGCCGTGCCGACGCTCGTGATCCTCTACTTCCTCAAACTCCGCCGGCGCGACCTCGAGGTCTCCACCACCCTCCTCTGGAAGAAGTCCATCCAGGACCTCCAGGCCAACGCCCCTTTCCAAAAGCTCCGCAAGAACCTCCTGCTCTTCCTCCAGCTGCTCGCCCTCGCCGGCATCATCGGCGCCCTCGGCCAGCTCACGATGAAGGGCCAGAACGTCATCGGCAACAAGCACGTCATCCTCATCGACCGCTCCGGCTCCATGGCCGCGCTCGACGAGGACGACAACGGCAACCCGGTCTCCCGCCTCGACGCCGCCAAGAAGCAGGCCATCGCCCTGGTCGAATCCCTCGGCGAGGGCAACATGTTCAACCGCAGCACCGCCGACGAGGCCATGGTGATCTCGTTCGCCGGCGGCGGCGACGTCCGCCAACAGTTCACCAACGACAAGGCCGCGCTCAAGACCGCTATTGAGTCCATCACCATCTCAGAGGGCCCCACCTCGCTCGAAGAAGCCATGCGCCTCGCCATGGCCCACAAGCCCAAGCGCGTGGTCGAGGGCAACGCCGTCGAGGGCCTCACCGTCGGCGCCCCCGTCACCATGCACCTCTACACCGACGGCAAGCTCCCCGACGCCGACAAGGCCCGCCCCGACCCCGACGACACCGTGATGTACCACCACGTCGGGCGCGAGAACGCCACCAACCTCGGCATCACCGGCCTCCGCTCCGAGCGCAACTACGACGACCCCGCGAAGCTCTCCATCTTCGTCGCCGTGCAGAACGCCGATAGGCAGGACCGCGTGGTCGACATCGAGATGCTCATCGACGGCACCGTCGCGGGCATCCGCTCCACAACCATCCCCGGCGCGAGCAGCACCGAGCTCTCCGCCAGCGCCGCCGCCCAGGCCGAGGCCCGCGAGCGCGAAGCCGCGGCCGCCGCCGGCGCACCCGCCGCCACGCCCAGGCCCGACGACGAGAAGAAGGAAGCACCCGCTGCCAAGATCACCCCCGGCGTCGGCGGCGTGGTCTTCCAGCTCGAACGCGGCGGCGGCGCCCTCGTCCAGGTCCGCCTCCGCTCCTCCGGCACCGGCGAGCCCCTCGAGGGCGACGTCCTCTCCACCGACGACCGCGCCTGGCTCGTCGTGCCCCCCGCCAAGAAGATGGCCGTCGCCATCGTCGGCCGCACCGACCTCTTTATCACCTCCGCGCTCGGCGGCCTGCCCCTCTCCCGCCTCGACCAGAAGACCCCCGCCGAGTTCGAAGAGCTCGTCCGCCAGAACCGCGTCGGCGAGTACGACGTCATCATCCTCAACGGCTGGGTGCCAACGACAGAGGTGGCATCAAACGTGCCACCAGCGTCGCCGCCAACAGGAACCACCCCAACACCAGCCACCGCCGACGCGGCGAAGCTGGTGCCCCCCGGACCGCGGCTGACAACAGCCCTCCCCCCCGGCCGCTATCTCATGCTCGGCGTCGTCCCCCCCGGCCTCGGGATCACCGACAAAGGCCCCGGCCCCGCCGCGGCCGTCATCGACTGGAACCGCGACCACCCCGCCCTCCGCGTCGCCAACATCTCCTCCGTCAACATCGCCGCCTCGCGCCAGATCGAGGTCAGCCGCGAGCTCGGCGCCGAGTCCCTTGCCACCGCCGACAACGGCCCCATGATCGTCGAGGTCACCACCAACGATCTCCGCTCCATCGTCGTCCCCTTCGACCCCGCCGAGAGCGACTGGCCCTTCAAGCCCAGCTTCGTCCTCTTCCTCGCCTCCACCATCAACTATCTGGGCGAGGACGTCTTCAACACCGCCGGCCGCATGCTCCTCCCGGGACGCGAGCTCTCCGACCGCCTCCCCGTCGGCGCCAGGAACATCACCGTGAAACCGCCGGGCGACGACGCCCAACCACTCACCGCGGCCAGCGACGGCCGCATCGTCTTCGGCCCCATCGAAAAGACGGGCGTCTACGACGTCACCTGGGAAGGCCCCGCCGGCCCTACCGACCTCGAGGACGGCTCGGGCCGCGTGCTCCGCAGCTACGTGTGCAACATGCTCGACCCCAACGAGTCCGACCTCGCCGCCGCGAAGACCATCATGCTCGCCAACGACGAGGTCAAGCAGGAAACCAAGCGCTCCGCCGAGGCCGACAAGCGCCTCTGGCCCTGGTTCCTCCTTGCCGCCCTGGGCGTCGTCATGTTCGAGTGGTTCATCTACAACCGCAAGGTGTACCTGTGA
- a CDS encoding DUF58 domain-containing protein — protein sequence MLKTQAPSRPKGIEDLLSNELIAKLENLDLSSKRVFFGKLKGERRSKKRGQSVEFADHRQYVSGDDIRHIDWNIYARLDHLFLKLFLEEEDLSLSVVIDASASSDCGEPSKFLFMQKAAMAMGYVGLVNLNRVSCTAMGAAEGSVAGALRDLRGRRRTHDLARFLCTLEPAGSFSFKEACERIALTRRGKGVMLVFSDFFFKEGYEDGLRRLVGHGYDVFCIQVLSPQELEPPVTGDLRLKDVEDADLAEVTISAPLMKRYKANLAAYCQEINAFCLRRDMQMLTVRSDTPIDVLILDYLRKRGVVK from the coding sequence GTGCTGAAGACACAAGCCCCATCCCGCCCCAAAGGCATCGAGGACCTCCTCTCGAACGAGCTCATCGCCAAGCTCGAGAACCTCGACCTCTCCTCCAAGCGCGTCTTCTTCGGCAAGCTCAAGGGCGAGCGCCGCTCCAAGAAACGCGGCCAGTCCGTCGAGTTCGCCGACCACCGCCAGTATGTCTCCGGCGACGACATCCGCCACATCGACTGGAACATCTACGCCCGCCTCGACCACCTCTTCTTGAAACTCTTCCTCGAAGAAGAAGACCTCTCCCTCTCCGTCGTCATCGACGCCTCCGCCTCTTCCGACTGCGGCGAGCCCAGCAAGTTCCTTTTCATGCAGAAGGCCGCCATGGCCATGGGCTACGTCGGCCTCGTCAACCTCAACCGCGTCTCCTGCACCGCCATGGGCGCCGCCGAGGGCTCCGTCGCCGGCGCGCTCCGCGACCTCCGCGGCCGCCGCCGCACCCACGACCTCGCCCGCTTCCTCTGCACCCTCGAGCCCGCCGGCAGCTTCTCCTTTAAGGAAGCTTGCGAACGCATCGCCCTCACCCGCCGCGGCAAGGGCGTCATGCTCGTCTTCTCCGACTTCTTCTTCAAAGAGGGCTACGAGGACGGCCTCCGCCGCCTGGTCGGCCACGGCTACGACGTCTTCTGCATCCAGGTGCTTTCACCGCAGGAGCTCGAGCCGCCCGTCACCGGCGACCTCCGCCTCAAGGACGTCGAAGACGCCGATCTCGCTGAGGTCACGATCTCCGCCCCGCTGATGAAGCGCTACAAGGCCAACCTCGCCGCCTACTGCCAGGAGATCAACGCTTTCTGCCTGCGGCGTGACATGCAGATGCTCACCGTCCGCAGCGACACGCCCATCGATGTGCTGATCCTGGACTACCTGCGCAAGAGGGGGGTGGTGAAGTGA
- a CDS encoding GxxExxY protein gives MTDQILAAAFKVHSVLGPGLLERLYEEALAYELTKRGIPFERQKRLRVRYEEIEIGDQVVDLLVGGLVIVELKSTEKVSDGHIGVMMSYMRSTGMPLGLLINFNTPSLKSGIYRRVLTSRTPLPRSFLSEETPRNSAHSANSAVAPFSEPHEC, from the coding sequence GTGACCGACCAGATCCTCGCGGCCGCGTTCAAAGTGCATTCCGTCCTCGGACCCGGGTTACTCGAGCGATTGTACGAGGAGGCCCTCGCCTACGAACTCACGAAGCGAGGAATCCCGTTCGAGCGGCAGAAGCGTCTCCGCGTCCGGTACGAGGAGATCGAGATCGGTGATCAGGTTGTTGACCTCCTTGTCGGCGGGCTCGTCATCGTTGAGCTCAAGTCAACGGAGAAAGTCAGCGACGGCCATATCGGCGTGATGATGAGCTACATGCGCTCGACAGGGATGCCCCTGGGCCTGCTGATCAACTTCAATACCCCGAGCCTCAAGTCCGGCATCTACCGCCGCGTCCTCACATCCAGGACCCCACTCCCCCGCTCATTCCTCTCAGAAGAAACTCCGCGCAACTCCGCTCACTCCGCAAACTCCGCGGTAGCGCCTTTCTCCGAGCCACACGAGTGCTGA
- a CDS encoding MoxR family ATPase, with amino-acid sequence TYPLPEAQLDRFIFKIVVGYSQLDDLMTILDRTTATQQPESSKILDGPTILAMQQLARGVIVAPHVKEYVARLVLATHPMGVMAAGGASGPTNKYVRCGASPRAAQALMLGGKVRALVEGRYHVSFADIRSVAAMALRHRLILNFEAEADRVDPDALVKQIVDMTPTEPVKAGV; translated from the coding sequence CACCTACCCGCTCCCCGAAGCCCAGCTCGACCGCTTCATCTTCAAGATCGTCGTCGGCTACTCACAGCTCGATGACCTCATGACCATCCTCGACCGCACCACCGCCACCCAGCAGCCCGAGAGCAGCAAGATCCTCGACGGCCCCACCATCCTCGCCATGCAGCAGCTGGCCCGCGGCGTCATCGTCGCCCCGCACGTCAAGGAGTACGTCGCCCGCCTCGTCCTCGCCACGCACCCCATGGGCGTGATGGCCGCGGGCGGCGCGAGCGGCCCCACCAACAAGTACGTCCGCTGCGGCGCCAGCCCCCGCGCCGCCCAGGCCCTGATGCTCGGCGGCAAGGTCCGGGCCCTGGTCGAAGGCCGCTACCACGTCAGCTTCGCCGACATCCGCAGCGTGGCCGCCATGGCCCTCCGCCACCGCCTGATCCTCAACTTCGAAGCCGAAGCCGACCGCGTCGACCCCGACGCCCTGGTGAAGCAGATCGTCGACATGACCCCCACCGAGCCCGTGAAGGCGGGTGTGTAA